The following proteins are encoded in a genomic region of Streptomyces sp. NBC_01723:
- the ctaD gene encoding aa3-type cytochrome oxidase subunit I, which translates to MRNLKSIKWLTTTDHKTIGTLYLVTSFAFFCIGGVMALFMRAELARPGLQIMSNEQFNQAFTMHGTIMLLMFATPLFAGFTNWIMPLQIGAPDVAFPRLNMFAYWLYLFGSTIAVGGFLTPQGAADFGWFAYSPLSDAVHSPGIGGDLWIMGLAFSGFGTILGAVNFITTIICMRAPGMTMFRMPIFTWNVLLTAVLVLLAFPVLAAALFALEADRKFGAHIFDSANGGALLWQHLFWFFGHPEVYIIALPFFGIVSEIIPVFSRKPIFGYTGLVAATIAIAGLSVTVWAHHMYVTGGVLLPFFSFMTFLIAVPTGVKFFNWIGTMWKGSLSFETPMLWSTGFLITFLFGGLTGVMLASPPIDFHVSDSYFVVAHFHYVVFGTVVFAMFAGFHFWWPKFTGKLLDERLGKITFWTLFVGFHGTFLVQHWLGANGMQRRIPDYLAVEGLTPLNTVSSVFSFLLGMSLLPFFYNVWKTAKYGEPVGTDDPWGYGRSLEWATSCPPPRHNFLTLPRIRSESPAFDLHHSPAAGAERELTLR; encoded by the coding sequence GTGAGGAACCTCAAGAGCATCAAGTGGCTGACGACCACTGACCACAAGACGATCGGCACGCTGTATCTGGTGACGTCGTTCGCCTTCTTCTGCATCGGCGGCGTGATGGCGCTCTTCATGCGCGCCGAGCTGGCCCGGCCGGGTCTGCAGATCATGTCGAACGAGCAGTTCAACCAGGCGTTCACGATGCACGGCACGATCATGCTGCTGATGTTCGCGACGCCGCTGTTCGCCGGCTTCACGAACTGGATCATGCCGCTGCAGATCGGTGCGCCGGACGTGGCGTTCCCGCGGCTGAACATGTTCGCCTACTGGCTGTACCTGTTCGGCTCGACCATCGCGGTGGGCGGGTTCCTGACCCCGCAGGGCGCGGCCGACTTCGGCTGGTTCGCCTACTCCCCGCTGTCCGACGCGGTGCACTCGCCCGGCATCGGCGGCGACCTGTGGATCATGGGTCTGGCCTTCTCCGGCTTCGGCACCATCCTCGGCGCGGTCAACTTCATCACCACGATCATCTGCATGCGCGCGCCCGGCATGACGATGTTCCGGATGCCGATCTTCACCTGGAACGTGCTGCTCACCGCGGTGCTGGTCCTGCTGGCCTTCCCGGTGCTGGCCGCGGCCCTGTTCGCGCTGGAGGCGGACCGCAAGTTCGGTGCGCACATCTTCGACTCGGCCAACGGCGGGGCGCTGCTGTGGCAGCACCTGTTCTGGTTCTTCGGCCATCCCGAGGTGTACATCATCGCGCTGCCGTTCTTCGGCATCGTCAGTGAGATCATCCCGGTCTTCTCCCGCAAGCCGATCTTCGGTTACACGGGTCTGGTCGCGGCGACCATCGCGATCGCGGGTCTGTCGGTGACGGTGTGGGCGCACCACATGTACGTCACGGGCGGCGTGCTGTTGCCGTTCTTCTCCTTCATGACCTTCCTGATCGCGGTCCCGACCGGTGTGAAGTTCTTCAACTGGATCGGCACCATGTGGAAGGGCTCGCTGTCCTTCGAGACACCGATGCTGTGGTCCACCGGCTTCCTGATCACGTTCCTGTTCGGGGGCCTGACGGGGGTGATGCTGGCGTCGCCCCCCATCGACTTCCACGTCTCGGACTCGTACTTCGTGGTGGCGCACTTCCACTACGTGGTGTTCGGCACGGTGGTGTTCGCGATGTTCGCGGGCTTCCACTTCTGGTGGCCGAAGTTCACCGGCAAGCTGCTCGACGAGCGCCTGGGCAAGATCACGTTCTGGACGCTCTTCGTCGGCTTCCACGGCACGTTCCTGGTCCAGCACTGGCTGGGCGCGAACGGCATGCAGCGCCGGATCCCGGACTATCTGGCGGTGGAGGGCCTGACCCCGCTGAACACCGTCTCCAGCGTCTTCTCCTTCCTGCTCGGCATGTCGCTCCTGCCGTTCTTCTACAACGTCTGGAAGACGGCCAAGTACGGCGAGCCCGTCGGTACTGACGACCCCTGGGGTTACGGCCGTTCGCTGGAGTGGGCGACGTCCTGCCCGCCGCCGCGGCACAACTTCCTCACCCTGCCGCGCATCCGCAGCGAGTCGCCCGCCTTCGACCTGCACCACTCCCCCGCCGCCGGGGCGGAGCGGGAGCTGACGCTCCGGTGA
- a CDS encoding RNA polymerase sigma factor yields the protein MSNDEIFAAAYREHYWAVSRYVARRLDGRTGEVEEVVAEVFTVAWRRRAELPHTPLPWLYGVARNCLANAVRGRGRRRRLLDRLGNDHAAHGRHLTSGPEAEPPGGWVHEALARLPDKDQEVLRLTAWEELGVDELAVALGCGSRAASMRLHRARARLRTEIDRMGRPSTAVPHAARRPPHPATTADAIPAKEHGHG from the coding sequence ATGAGCAACGACGAGATCTTCGCCGCTGCCTACCGCGAGCACTACTGGGCGGTCAGCCGCTATGTGGCGCGACGGCTGGACGGGCGCACCGGCGAGGTCGAGGAAGTGGTGGCGGAGGTGTTCACGGTGGCCTGGCGCCGCCGCGCCGAGCTGCCGCACACCCCGCTGCCCTGGCTGTACGGGGTGGCACGCAACTGCCTGGCCAACGCGGTGCGCGGCCGGGGCCGCCGACGCCGGCTCCTCGACCGGCTCGGCAACGACCACGCCGCGCACGGCCGGCACCTCACCTCCGGACCCGAGGCGGAACCGCCCGGCGGCTGGGTGCACGAGGCGCTGGCCAGGCTCCCGGACAAGGACCAGGAGGTGCTGCGGCTGACCGCCTGGGAGGAACTCGGCGTGGACGAACTGGCCGTCGCCCTCGGCTGCGGCAGCCGGGCCGCGTCGATGCGGCTGCACCGCGCCCGTGCCCGGCTGAGAACGGAGATCGACCGCATGGGCCGGCCCTCGACGGCCGTCCCGCACGCCGCACGGCGGCCCCCGCACCCGGCGACCACCGCCGACGCCATCCCCGCGAAGGAACACGGCCATGGCTGA
- a CDS encoding CU044_5270 family protein: protein MADELDLLRRANPVPADAPRLGDGPLGPRAERHLEGLLHGLPATPDRPPRWCARPARRRVRVTWALAAGAVVAVTVSALLLGGPTTAPAVAAPRPLAVLADARPLPLDRLADRAERAAADGGPALRKGTHVRSWSLGMSDDAPPVTLPEERVVRWTADGRSTELVVATDPRHPGRPVLGEDEDGTPRLVEDGHVISRRTHPPSWSDAPPESPPPHDAARLRAYLEEAQHGETLETPEMLDATALLLDNWTLGARESAALTRLLADDGGLRPAGRVTDRLGRPGHAYVYEGTGVRRMLIVNPATGAVLGLETTFTADQPEYGVRAGDVMEYRAWTR from the coding sequence ATGGCTGACGAACTCGACCTCCTGCGCCGCGCCAACCCGGTCCCCGCCGACGCCCCGCGCCTCGGCGACGGCCCCCTCGGCCCCCGCGCCGAACGCCACCTCGAAGGGCTGCTGCACGGGCTGCCGGCGACCCCGGACCGGCCGCCCCGGTGGTGCGCGCGGCCCGCCCGGCGCCGCGTCCGCGTGACCTGGGCCCTGGCCGCCGGTGCCGTCGTCGCCGTGACCGTGTCGGCGCTGCTGCTCGGCGGCCCCACCACCGCGCCCGCCGTCGCCGCGCCCCGACCGCTGGCCGTGCTCGCCGACGCCAGGCCCCTGCCGCTGGACCGGCTCGCCGACCGTGCCGAACGGGCCGCGGCGGACGGCGGACCCGCACTGCGCAAGGGCACGCACGTGCGGTCCTGGAGCCTGGGCATGTCCGACGACGCACCCCCGGTCACGCTCCCCGAGGAGCGCGTCGTGCGCTGGACGGCCGACGGCCGCTCCACCGAGCTGGTCGTGGCCACCGATCCGCGCCACCCGGGACGCCCGGTCCTCGGCGAGGACGAGGACGGCACGCCCCGCCTGGTCGAGGACGGCCACGTCATCAGCCGCCGGACCCACCCGCCGAGCTGGAGCGACGCCCCGCCCGAGTCCCCGCCGCCGCACGACGCCGCACGCCTGCGCGCCTACCTGGAGGAGGCACAACACGGCGAGACCCTCGAAACCCCCGAAATGCTCGACGCCACCGCGCTCCTGCTCGACAACTGGACCCTGGGCGCCCGCGAGTCGGCGGCGCTCACCCGGCTCCTGGCGGACGACGGCGGGCTGCGTCCTGCCGGACGGGTCACCGACCGCCTCGGCCGGCCCGGCCACGCCTACGTGTACGAGGGGACCGGCGTGCGCCGCATGCTGATCGTGAACCCGGCCACCGGCGCCGTCCTCGGCCTGGAGACCACCTTCACCGCGGACCAGCCCGAGTACGGCGTGCGGGCCGGCGACGTCATGGAGTACCGCGCCTGGACCCGCTGA
- a CDS encoding nuclear transport factor 2 family protein, with amino-acid sequence MGTTTGRGFDAEALRRGIEGDSADPLVSLYAPDARVRIVDRYDQPSRPKVLHGRQQIAEMLDDVYSRDMTHRMERCVVQGDNVAFTEECTYPDGVRVLAESMLSLRDGEIVEQTTIQAWDE; translated from the coding sequence ATGGGTACCACCACAGGCCGGGGCTTCGACGCCGAAGCGCTGCGCCGGGGCATCGAAGGAGACTCGGCGGACCCACTCGTGTCGCTGTACGCGCCGGACGCCCGGGTCCGCATCGTCGACCGGTACGACCAGCCGAGCCGTCCCAAGGTGCTGCACGGCCGGCAGCAGATCGCCGAGATGCTCGACGACGTCTACAGCCGTGACATGACCCACCGGATGGAACGCTGTGTCGTCCAGGGTGACAACGTCGCGTTCACCGAGGAGTGCACGTACCCGGACGGTGTGCGGGTCCTCGCCGAGTCGATGCTGTCGTTGCGGGACGGGGAAATCGTGGAGCAGACCACCATCCAGGCCTGGGACGAGTAG
- a CDS encoding ABC transporter ATP-binding protein: MSAADPEAGPPAWRLLLSYVRPHRRALFAGALLSLVTGGTGLLLPLVARELIDDLAHDRAITGALLAMSGLVVANAALGALGSYVLRRTAESVVLGARRTLSSYLLRLRVSAVDRTEPGDLMARITSDTTLLREVTTDSLIGVGTGGLTLVATLVMMGVVDPVLLGVTLAVVVGAGLVLGLIVPRINRASRRAQDAVGVMGAALERILGALRTVKASGAEPREERALHEAAEESWRQSVRAAKWSAAAGNTAGLAMQIAFITVLAVGGARVATGAIDVGTLVAFLLFVFYLMSPIQEVVGAVTQYQTGRAALARIHEAMRLPAEPTLHPAPLPSPGAEPASVAFRDVRFRYADDLPYIHHGVTFDVPGRGLTAFVGPSGAGKTTVFSLIERFYDPGSGEITLDGRSLADWELASLRASIGYVEQDAPVLSGSLRDNLLLGSPEADEDAVRTVLKTTRLDALVARLPNGLETLVGHRGTKLSGGERQRVAIARALLRRPRLLLLDEATSQLDAVNEAALRDTVAEVARTTTVLVVAHRLSTVTTADRIVVMDAGRVRAVGTHRELVTADPLYAELAATQFLAAGG; the protein is encoded by the coding sequence GTGAGCGCCGCCGATCCGGAAGCCGGTCCGCCCGCCTGGCGGCTTCTCCTGTCGTACGTACGGCCGCACCGGCGCGCCCTGTTCGCGGGCGCCCTGCTCTCGCTGGTCACGGGCGGCACGGGGCTGCTGCTGCCGCTGGTGGCGCGGGAGCTGATCGACGACCTGGCCCACGACCGGGCCATCACCGGTGCGCTGCTGGCCATGTCGGGGCTCGTGGTCGCCAACGCGGCACTCGGGGCGCTCGGTTCGTACGTGCTGCGGCGCACCGCCGAGTCGGTGGTGCTCGGGGCGCGGCGCACGCTGTCGTCGTATCTGCTGCGGCTGCGCGTCTCGGCGGTGGACCGCACCGAGCCCGGCGACCTGATGGCCCGGATCACCTCCGACACCACCCTGCTGCGCGAGGTCACCACCGACTCCCTGATCGGCGTGGGCACCGGCGGGCTCACGCTGGTGGCGACGCTGGTGATGATGGGCGTGGTCGACCCGGTGCTCCTCGGGGTCACGCTGGCGGTGGTCGTCGGGGCCGGCCTGGTGCTGGGCCTGATCGTGCCGCGCATCAACCGGGCGAGCCGCCGGGCGCAGGACGCGGTCGGGGTGATGGGCGCCGCGTTGGAGCGGATCCTGGGCGCGCTGCGCACGGTGAAGGCGTCCGGCGCCGAGCCCCGGGAGGAACGGGCGCTGCACGAGGCCGCCGAGGAGTCGTGGCGGCAGAGCGTGCGGGCCGCCAAGTGGTCGGCCGCCGCGGGCAACACGGCGGGGCTGGCGATGCAGATCGCGTTCATCACGGTGCTCGCGGTGGGCGGGGCGCGGGTGGCGACGGGCGCGATCGACGTCGGCACGCTGGTGGCGTTCCTGCTGTTCGTCTTCTATCTGATGTCACCGATACAGGAGGTCGTCGGCGCGGTCACGCAGTACCAGACGGGCCGGGCGGCGCTCGCCCGGATCCACGAGGCGATGCGGCTGCCCGCCGAGCCGACGCTCCACCCCGCTCCGCTGCCCTCGCCGGGCGCGGAACCGGCGTCCGTCGCCTTCCGCGACGTCCGCTTCCGGTACGCCGACGATCTGCCGTACATCCACCACGGGGTGACCTTCGACGTGCCGGGCCGGGGGCTGACGGCGTTCGTCGGCCCGTCGGGGGCGGGGAAGACCACCGTGTTCTCGCTCATCGAGCGGTTCTACGACCCGGGGTCCGGGGAGATCACGCTGGACGGCCGGAGTCTGGCGGACTGGGAACTGGCCTCGCTGCGCGCCTCGATCGGCTACGTGGAGCAGGACGCCCCGGTGCTGTCCGGTTCGCTGCGGGACAACCTGCTGCTGGGCAGTCCCGAGGCGGACGAGGACGCCGTCCGTACGGTCCTCAAAACCACCCGCCTCGACGCTCTGGTCGCCCGGCTGCCGAACGGTCTGGAGACACTGGTGGGGCACCGCGGCACCAAGCTGTCCGGCGGTGAGCGCCAGAGGGTGGCGATCGCCCGCGCGCTGCTGCGCCGCCCACGGCTGCTGCTGCTCGACGAGGCCACCTCGCAGCTGGACGCGGTGAACGAGGCGGCGCTGCGCGACACGGTGGCCGAAGTGGCCCGTACGACGACGGTGCTGGTCGTCGCCCACCGGCTGTCCACGGTGACGACGGCCGACCGGATCGTGGTGATGGACGCGGGGCGGGTCCGCGCGGTCGGCACGCACCGGGAACTGGTCACCGCGGATCCGCTGTACGCGGAGCTGGCGGCGACCCAGTTCCTGGCGGCCGGCGGCTGA
- a CDS encoding S-(hydroxymethyl)mycothiol dehydrogenase, with amino-acid sequence MAQEVRGVIAPGKDEPVRIETIVVPDPGPGEAVVKVQACGVCHTDLHYKQGGISDDYPFLLGHEAAGVVESVGAGVTDVAPGDFVILNWRAVCGTCRACLRGRPWYCFDTHNAEQKMTLASTGQELSPALGIGAFAEKTLVAAGQCTKVDPAVSAQVAGLLGCGVMAGIGAAINTGNVGRGDTVAVIGCGGVGDAAIAGSHLAGAAKVIAVDIDDRKLETARSMGATHTVNSRETDPVEAVRELTGGFGADVVIEAVGRPETYRQAFYARDLAGTVVLVGVPTPEMKLELPLLDVFGRGGALKSSWYGDCLPSRDFPMLIDLHLQGRLALDKFVTETIRLDEVEQAFDRMHAGDVLRSVVVL; translated from the coding sequence ATGGCGCAGGAAGTACGCGGCGTGATCGCACCGGGCAAGGACGAGCCGGTCCGGATCGAGACGATCGTCGTGCCCGATCCCGGCCCCGGCGAGGCCGTGGTCAAGGTCCAGGCCTGCGGGGTGTGCCACACCGACCTGCACTACAAGCAGGGCGGTATCAGCGACGACTACCCCTTCCTGCTCGGCCACGAGGCCGCCGGTGTCGTGGAGTCGGTCGGCGCGGGCGTCACCGACGTGGCCCCCGGCGACTTCGTGATCCTCAACTGGCGTGCCGTGTGCGGCACCTGCCGGGCCTGTCTGCGCGGTCGCCCCTGGTACTGCTTCGACACCCACAACGCCGAGCAGAAGATGACCCTGGCCTCGACCGGGCAGGAGCTGTCCCCGGCCCTCGGCATCGGCGCCTTCGCGGAGAAGACCCTGGTCGCCGCCGGGCAGTGCACCAAGGTCGACCCGGCCGTCTCCGCGCAGGTGGCCGGTCTGCTGGGCTGCGGGGTGATGGCCGGCATCGGCGCCGCCATCAACACCGGCAACGTCGGGCGCGGTGACACCGTCGCCGTCATCGGCTGCGGCGGCGTCGGCGACGCGGCCATCGCCGGCTCCCACCTGGCGGGGGCCGCGAAGGTGATCGCCGTGGACATCGACGACCGCAAGCTGGAGACCGCCCGCTCCATGGGCGCCACCCACACCGTCAACTCCCGCGAGACCGATCCCGTCGAGGCCGTCCGCGAACTGACCGGCGGCTTCGGCGCCGACGTCGTCATCGAGGCGGTCGGCCGTCCCGAGACCTACCGGCAGGCCTTCTACGCCCGCGACCTGGCCGGCACCGTCGTCCTGGTCGGTGTGCCGACGCCCGAGATGAAGCTGGAACTGCCGCTGCTGGACGTCTTCGGGCGCGGCGGTGCGCTGAAGTCCTCCTGGTACGGCGACTGCCTGCCCTCCCGGGACTTCCCGATGCTCATCGACCTGCACCTCCAGGGCCGCCTCGCGCTGGACAAGTTCGTCACCGAGACCATCCGGCTGGACGAGGTCGAGCAGGCCTTCGACCGCATGCACGCCGGCGACGTGCTCCGCTCGGTGGTGGTGCTCTGA
- a CDS encoding MBL fold metallo-hydrolase, whose amino-acid sequence MSARIERLITSGQFKLDGGTWDVDNNVWLVGDDHEVVVIDAAHDAEAIAEAVGDRRLTAIVCTHGHNDHVGAAPAVADRTGATIWLHRDDLPLWRQTHPDRDPDAWLTDGQVIEAAGADLTVLHTPGHAPGAVCLYDPGLGTVFTGDTLFQGGPGATGRSYSDFPTIIDSIRDRLLVLPPETEVRTGHGDATTIGAEAPHLKEWIDRGH is encoded by the coding sequence ATGTCCGCGCGCATCGAACGCCTCATCACCTCCGGCCAGTTCAAGCTCGACGGCGGCACCTGGGACGTCGACAACAACGTCTGGCTGGTCGGCGACGACCACGAGGTGGTCGTCATCGACGCCGCCCACGACGCCGAGGCGATCGCCGAGGCCGTCGGCGACCGGCGCCTCACCGCCATCGTCTGCACGCACGGTCACAACGACCACGTGGGCGCGGCGCCCGCAGTGGCCGACCGCACCGGTGCCACCATCTGGCTGCACCGCGACGACCTGCCGCTGTGGCGGCAGACCCACCCCGACCGGGACCCCGACGCCTGGCTGACCGACGGCCAGGTCATCGAGGCCGCCGGCGCCGACCTGACCGTCCTGCACACCCCCGGACACGCCCCCGGCGCGGTCTGCCTGTACGACCCCGGCCTCGGGACCGTCTTCACCGGTGACACCCTCTTCCAGGGCGGACCCGGCGCCACCGGCCGGTCCTACTCCGACTTCCCGACCATCATCGACTCGATCCGCGACCGGCTGCTGGTGCTCCCGCCGGAGACCGAGGTCCGCACCGGACACGGCGACGCCACCACCATCGGCGCCGAGGCCCCGCACCTGAAGGAGTGGATCGACCGGGGGCACTGA
- a CDS encoding SDR family oxidoreductase, whose protein sequence is MAQSPKSPLAGRVALVAGATRGAGRGIAVELGAAGATVYVTGRSTRGRRSEYDRPETIEDTADLVTEAGGHGVAVPTDHLEPEQVARLVDRVSREQGRLDILVNDIWGGENLFEWASPVWEHDLDKGLRLLRLAVETHAVTSHHALPLLLRGSGGLVVEVTDGTDDYNRDHYRNSFFYDLAKTSVVRMAFALGHELGPRGATAVALTPGWLRSEIMLDHFGVREDNWRDALDRVPHFAISETPRYVGRAVAALATDPAVARFNGRSLSSGGLAQEYGFTDLDGSRPDAWRYLVEVQDAGRPADVTGYR, encoded by the coding sequence ATGGCACAGTCACCGAAAAGTCCGCTGGCGGGCAGGGTCGCACTCGTCGCGGGAGCCACCCGGGGCGCCGGACGGGGCATCGCCGTCGAACTGGGCGCGGCCGGTGCCACCGTCTACGTCACCGGCCGCAGCACCCGCGGCCGGCGCTCGGAGTACGACCGCCCCGAGACCATCGAGGACACCGCCGACCTGGTCACCGAGGCCGGCGGGCACGGCGTCGCGGTGCCCACCGACCACCTCGAACCGGAGCAGGTCGCCCGGCTCGTCGACCGCGTCTCCCGCGAGCAGGGGCGCCTCGACATCCTGGTCAACGACATCTGGGGCGGCGAGAACCTCTTCGAGTGGGCCAGCCCCGTGTGGGAGCACGACCTCGACAAAGGACTGCGGCTGCTGCGCCTCGCGGTCGAGACGCACGCCGTCACCAGCCACCACGCCCTGCCGCTGCTGCTGCGCGGGTCGGGCGGACTGGTCGTCGAGGTCACCGACGGCACCGACGACTACAACCGCGACCACTACCGCAACTCCTTCTTCTACGACCTGGCCAAGACGTCCGTCGTGCGCATGGCCTTCGCGCTCGGCCACGAACTCGGACCGCGCGGCGCCACCGCCGTGGCGCTGACCCCGGGCTGGCTGCGCTCCGAGATCATGCTCGACCACTTCGGCGTACGCGAGGACAACTGGCGCGACGCCCTCGACCGCGTCCCACACTTCGCCATCTCCGAGACGCCCCGCTACGTGGGCCGGGCCGTGGCCGCGCTGGCCACCGACCCGGCCGTGGCGCGGTTCAACGGCCGCTCCCTCTCCAGCGGAGGGCTCGCCCAGGAGTACGGCTTCACCGACCTCGACGGCAGCCGCCCGGACGCCTGGCGCTACCTCGTCGAGGTGCAGGACGCCGGCCGTCCGGCCGACGTCACCGGGTATCGCTGA
- a CDS encoding SDR family NAD(P)-dependent oxidoreductase: MTDIRRFTDHGVLVTGAARGIGAATARRLATEGAKVLLTDIDLPAARRTADALTEQGLTAEAFACDVGDRASVEAAVAHAVDTFGALDVLVNNAYACTPDAPLFEDEPDEVWARDLDVTLTGAYRCCRAALPHLAATGRGAIVSVGSVNGVQDFGNHAYSAAKAGLGSLTRTLAGHAAARGVRVNLVTPGTVRTTAWEGRDEELAAVRDLYPLGRVGEPEDIAAAVAFLASRDASWITGTTLAVDGGLTAVNTGFRQAMRAWGGTD, encoded by the coding sequence ATGACGGACATCAGGCGTTTCACGGACCACGGAGTACTCGTCACCGGCGCCGCCCGGGGCATCGGCGCGGCCACCGCACGCCGGCTGGCGACCGAGGGGGCGAAGGTGCTGCTGACCGACATCGACCTGCCCGCCGCGCGGCGCACTGCGGACGCGCTGACCGAACAGGGACTCACCGCCGAGGCGTTCGCCTGCGACGTCGGCGACCGGGCGTCCGTCGAAGCGGCCGTCGCGCACGCCGTGGACACCTTCGGCGCACTCGACGTCCTGGTCAACAACGCCTACGCCTGCACCCCCGACGCCCCGCTCTTCGAGGACGAACCCGACGAGGTCTGGGCCCGCGACCTCGACGTGACCCTCACCGGCGCCTACCGCTGCTGCCGGGCCGCGCTGCCCCACCTCGCGGCCACCGGACGCGGCGCGATCGTGAGCGTCGGCTCGGTCAACGGCGTCCAGGACTTCGGCAACCACGCCTACAGCGCCGCCAAGGCCGGCCTCGGCTCGCTGACCCGCACCCTCGCCGGACACGCCGCCGCGCGCGGCGTCCGCGTCAACCTCGTGACGCCGGGCACGGTGCGCACCACGGCCTGGGAGGGCCGGGACGAGGAACTGGCGGCGGTACGGGACCTGTACCCGCTGGGCCGGGTCGGCGAGCCGGAGGACATCGCGGCGGCCGTCGCCTTCCTGGCCTCGCGCGACGCGTCGTGGATCACCGGCACCACGCTGGCGGTCGACGGCGGTCTGACCGCGGTCAACACGGGGTTCCGGCAGGCCATGCGCGCGTGGGGCGGGACGGACTGA
- a CDS encoding L,D-transpeptidase family protein has protein sequence MGDIRRRGVVALGVTALVAPLTLVITAAPAQAASCTATTGPYQKKVEKFLGRTADGKQSTADCQAIRAFQTKHGITPNAGYAGPITWGVMDLMTKQKAVGKNPNKSGKCPVNKGRIACVDLTLQLSWIQDGKKLVYGPVPVRTGRNGYETRTGLKKVYWRNLNHHSTIYDVPMPYSQFFDGGQAFHSVGVSVWSPPGSHGCVNMTKTDAKKYWSLLKKNDDVYVYGRKPGT, from the coding sequence ATGGGGGACATACGCAGACGAGGAGTCGTCGCACTCGGCGTCACCGCACTGGTGGCACCGCTCACGCTCGTGATCACGGCCGCGCCGGCCCAGGCCGCGAGCTGCACCGCGACGACGGGTCCGTACCAGAAGAAGGTGGAGAAGTTCCTCGGCCGGACGGCCGACGGCAAGCAGTCCACCGCCGACTGCCAGGCCATCCGCGCCTTCCAGACCAAGCACGGCATCACGCCGAACGCCGGCTACGCGGGCCCCATCACGTGGGGCGTGATGGACCTGATGACGAAGCAGAAGGCCGTCGGCAAGAACCCGAACAAATCCGGCAAATGCCCGGTCAACAAGGGCCGTATCGCCTGCGTCGACCTCACCCTCCAGCTCAGCTGGATCCAGGACGGCAAGAAGCTGGTCTACGGCCCCGTGCCGGTCCGCACCGGCCGCAACGGCTACGAGACCCGCACCGGCCTGAAGAAGGTCTACTGGCGCAACCTCAACCACCACTCGACCATCTACGACGTGCCGATGCCCTACAGCCAGTTCTTCGACGGCGGCCAGGCCTTCCACTCCGTCGGCGTCAGCGTGTGGAGCCCGCCGGGCTCGCACGGCTGCGTCAACATGACGAAGACCGACGCCAAGAAGTACTGGTCGCTGCTGAAGAAGAACGACGACGTCTACGTGTACGGCCGCAAGCCGGGCACCTGA